One genomic segment of Oncorhynchus kisutch isolate 150728-3 linkage group LG15, Okis_V2, whole genome shotgun sequence includes these proteins:
- the LOC109905265 gene encoding sequestosome-1 — protein MSMTVKAYLLGKEHMPKEIRRFAVDQDVSTSFEYLNRKVVDVFSTLRNVPYQMFYKDEDGDMIAFSTDDELIMGLTCIKDDTFRLFIKEKKEHRREFPAFAFPGGVPPFAFPPHPGAPHMGPPPPHGPPPHGHGPHGPPMVHPNVTCDECEGPVAGTRFKCTVCPNYDLCSPCQAKGLHKEHVLLPIWHPFNNTFEWFPRGKWMRKMRHCMWAQAQSQTQPGPSGSQPGPSGSQPGQAAPEDSQPSSDASSASSQQSQANMDYLKNIGEGVAAMLSPLGIDVDIDVEHEGKRTKVMTPNPTPPGSGGHPGARSDNGTGWSEGAGANEGDMEVDELSSLGSASGLAKGGKDTGGSGDEEWTHVTSKEVDPSTGELQSLRVGEEGSLEVLGSLTPSQGPSQEPLKSLTLAEAAAYPHLPQDADPRLVESLSQMLSMGFTDEGGWLTRLLHTKDCDVGAALDTIHYSKPPQK, from the exons ATGTCTATGACCGTGAAAGCCTATCTCCTTGGGAAGGAACACATGCCGAAAGAAATTCGTCGCTTTGCGGTCGACCAAGATGTTTCAACGAGTTTTGAGTATTTGAATCGAAAGGTTGTTGATGTTTTCTCAACACTGCGAAATGTCCCCTACCAAATGTTTTACAAAG ACGAGGACGGTGACATGATCGCCTTCTCCACCGACGATGAGCTCATCATGGGCCTCACCTGCATCAAGGACGACACCTTCCGCCTCTTCATCAAGG AGAAGAAGGAGCACAGGCGTGAGTTCCCTGCTTTTGCTTTCCCGGGCGGTGTCCCTCCTTTCGCCTTCCCCCCTCACCCTGGAGCACCCCATATGGGGCCCCCTCCACCCCATGGCCCACCACCTCATGGTCATGGCCCTCACGGGCCCCCCATGGTGCACCCCAACGTGACCTGTGATGAATGCGAGGGCCCGGTGGCAGGGACCCGTTTTAAGTGCACTGTGTGCCCCAACTACGACCTATGCTCCCCGTGCCAGGCCAAGGGGCTCCACAAGGAGCACGTCCTCCTACCCATCTGGCACCCCTTCAACAACACATTTGAG TGGTTCCCTCGTGGGAAGTGGATGCGGAAGATGAGACACTGCATGTGGGCTCAGGCCCAAAGCCAGACCCAGCCTGGTCCCTCCGGGTCCCAGCCTGGTCCCTCTGGGTCCCAGCCAGGCCAGGCGGCCCCCGAGGACAGTCAGCCATCCTCTGATGCCTCATCTGCTTCCTCCCAGCAGTCCCAGGCCAATATGGATTACCTAAAGAACATTGGAGAAGGGGTGGCAGCCATGCTTAGCCCACTGG GTATCGATGTGGATATTGACGTGGAGCACGAggggaagaggaccaaggtgATGACCCCCAACCCGACCCCACCCGGGTCAGGAGGCCACCCCGGTGCTAGGAGTGACAACGGGACAGGGTGGTCTGAGGGAGCAGGGGCAAACGAGGGAGACATGGAGGTGGACGAGCTGAGCAGCCTGGGGAGCGCCAGTGGTTTGGCTAAG GGTGGTAAAGACACTGGGGGCAGTGGTGACGAGGAATGGACTCACGTGACCTCCAAGGAGGTGGACCCCTCTACTGGAGAGCTCCAGTCTCTCAGGGTGGGTGAGGAGGGCTCACTGGAAGTCCTAGGGTCCCTCACCCCTTCCCAGGGTCCCTCACAGGAACCACTGAAGTCCCTCACTCTCGCTGAGGCCGCAGCCTACCCCCACTTGCCTCAAG ATGCAGACCCACGCCTGGTGGAGTCGCTGTCCCAGATGCTGTCCATGGGCTTCACAGACGAGGGTGGCTGGCTCACCCGTCTTCTCCACACCAAGGACTGCGACGTTGGGGCCGCCCTGGACACCATTCACTACTCCAAACCCCCCCAGAAGTAA
- the mrnip gene encoding MRN complex-interacting protein, whose protein sequence is MVQEFHVLRCCSCQTYQVQQVKKSKKWNCKLCGEKQSVIKEFGRGSGVDCRRHVQKANARRGEILEEQDQRAWSRWEEVDDVAEEEVVEKAQECCNQIAEEANGSRWGKYLQTSDEGVGQEEAEEEENVYMDRNHLQGNINVRKRKRGRGENEGRGYRSGEEDTMPPTQGWRTKGKSANPPQHNRPPGSLAPLQWSPKQSAPCRPPVPAYSKPPTVIEPPSTTSSKLSSTSVPYRANTATTSQPSGSSGTAVSQASKWAQFLTASPEEDETNWSGSTMHMDEFQTTGSMFSNVPNVVLKNQNPFGQLACSGFSKLSGLGGGSGFLGRSTRKTFDRLKSTTPRCGEASYSEGGPAHMTLQEGKAPVCHEPLPTKHPCPTLSLGSLFYTDDDFDDTF, encoded by the exons ATGGTTCAGGAATTTCATGTCCTAAGATGCTGTTCTTGCCAAACCTACCAAGTGCAACAG GTTAAAAAGAGCAAAAAATGGAACTGCAAGCTGTGTGGGGAAAAGCAGTCGGTCATTAAG GAGTTTGGTCGTGGCTCTGGAGTGGATTGCAGACGTCATGTTCAGAAGGCCAATGCCAGGCGTGGAGAGATACTTGAAGAGCAGGACCAGAGAGCCTGGTCACGATG GGAGGAGGTGGATGATGTGGCTGAAGAAGAGGTTGTAGAAAAAGCTCAGGAGTGTTGTAACCAGATT GCAGAAGAGGCTAATGGGAGTCGCTGGGGTAAATACCTGCAGACGAGTGACGAAGGGGTGGGTCAAGAAGAAGCTGAGGAAGAGGAGAATGTTTACATGGACAGAAACCATCTCCAAGGCAACATAAATGTCAG aaagaggaagagaggtcgAGGGGAGAATGAGGGGAGGGGATATCGCAGTGGAGAAGAGGACACCATGCCTCCTACACAAGGCTGGAGGACGAAAGGGAAGTCGGCTAAT ccaccacaacacaacagaccCCCAGGCTCATTGGCCCCTTTACAGTGGTCTCCCAAACAGTCAGCTCCCTGCAGACCACCAGTCCCAGCTTACAGCAAACCCCCTACTGTAATTGAACCACCCTCAACTACCAGCAGCAAACTCTCTTCAACCTCAGTCCCCTACAGAGCAAATACAGCGACGACCTCGCAACCTTCTGGATCCTCGGGTACTGCAGTGTCACAGGCCTCCAAGTGGGCCCAGTTCCTTACTGCCTCTCCTGAGGAAGATGAGACCAACTGGAGTGGTAGTACAATGCATATGGATGAGTTCCAAACCACTGGTTCAATGTTCTCAAATGTTCCTAATGTGGTGCTCAAAAACCAGAACCCTTTTGGACAACTGGCCTGTAGTGGTTTTTCCAAATTGTCTGGGCTAGGTGGGGGTAGTGGTTTTCTGGGGAGGAGCACCAGAAAGACATTTGATAGGCTGAAGTCGACTACCCCCCGTTGTGGAGAGGCATCCTATAGTGAAGGAGGTCCTGCCCATATGACGTTACAGGAGGGCAAAGCACCAGTCTGTCATGAGCCCCTGCCCACCAAGCACCCATGCCCCACCCTCTCTCTGGGGAGCCTGTTCTACACGGATGACGACTTTGATGACACATTTTAA